The proteins below are encoded in one region of Nakamurella flava:
- a CDS encoding branched-chain amino acid ABC transporter permease has translation MIDLVAQGNTFLAAPINFNVDGLGNLFWQLTVDGLAYGAIYALVAVGYTLVYGVLRLINFAHSEIFMLGMFGQYAVLMLLGFTPSGNVYSEGMVMTIVYLGIALIGGMAVAGGAAVGLERLAYRPLRKRNAPALVFLITAIGASFVLQEFVHYVLPNLTGGDLGGVNAQVPIRLVQPETQFTIFNANVTNITLIILVAAVILAVGTDTFVNRTKFGRGIRSVAQDPTTATLMGVSRERVIMLTFLIGGVLAGAAALLYTLRVPNGVIYSGGFILGIKAFCAAVLGGIGNLRGALLGGLILGVMENYGQVLFGTGWRDVVAFVLLILILMFRPTGLLGESLGRARV, from the coding sequence ATGATCGATCTGGTAGCGCAGGGGAACACGTTCCTCGCTGCACCGATCAACTTCAATGTCGATGGCCTGGGCAACCTGTTCTGGCAGCTGACCGTGGACGGGCTCGCGTACGGAGCCATCTACGCCCTGGTCGCCGTCGGGTACACCCTGGTCTACGGCGTCCTGAGGTTGATCAACTTCGCCCACTCCGAGATCTTCATGCTCGGTATGTTCGGCCAGTACGCCGTTCTCATGCTGCTGGGCTTCACGCCGAGCGGCAACGTCTACAGCGAGGGCATGGTCATGACGATCGTGTACCTCGGTATCGCCCTGATCGGCGGCATGGCCGTCGCCGGCGGCGCCGCGGTCGGTCTGGAGCGGCTGGCCTACCGGCCGCTGCGCAAGCGCAACGCGCCCGCCCTGGTCTTCCTCATCACCGCGATCGGTGCCTCATTCGTCCTGCAGGAATTCGTGCACTACGTGCTGCCGAACCTGACCGGGGGCGACCTCGGCGGCGTGAACGCGCAGGTCCCGATCCGGCTGGTGCAGCCCGAGACCCAGTTCACGATCTTCAACGCGAACGTCACCAACATCACCCTGATCATCCTGGTCGCCGCGGTCATCCTGGCCGTCGGCACCGACACGTTCGTGAACCGCACGAAGTTCGGCCGCGGCATCCGCTCCGTCGCCCAGGATCCGACCACCGCGACGCTGATGGGCGTCTCGCGGGAACGGGTCATCATGCTGACCTTCCTCATCGGCGGTGTGCTGGCCGGGGCGGCCGCGCTGCTCTACACGCTGCGGGTCCCCAACGGGGTCATCTACTCCGGCGGCTTCATCCTCGGCATCAAGGCGTTCTGCGCCGCGGTGCTCGGCGGTATCGGCAACCTGCGCGGTGCGCTGCTCGGCGGTCTGATCCTCGGCGTCATGGAGAACTACGGCCAGGTCCTGTTCGGCACCGGCTGGCGCGACGTCGTCGCGTTCGTCCTGCTGATCCTGATCCTGATGTTCCGGCCGACCGGTCTGCTCGGCGAGTCGTTGGGGAGGGCCCGGGTATGA
- a CDS encoding branched-chain amino acid ABC transporter permease: MSTPVNKAAKPAGTGNPGFDERPKHGVGDRFRSWWNAQSRPAQWAYGLPFILLIALLPILNIPVLTTEGTNFGGVMAQFGMYALIAIGLNVVVGQAGLLDLGYVGFYAVGAYTIALLTSPDSPWNQTGEGGWLSSQWAWLACLPLAVAITAISGLLLGSPTLRLRGDYLAIVTLGFGEIVRLLADNLSDITGGGRGLSQVAYPRLGTSETNPLGVFSAGYNDGTLNSGVYWYWVSVVLIVLVLLFVGNLERSRVGRAWVAIREDEDAAEIMGVPTFKFKLWAFVIGAAIGGLSGALYAGQVQFVVPTNFNVINSVLFLCAVVLGGQGNKLGVILGAFIIVYLPNFFLGRTELFGIPIDGDSIAEYKYLFFGIALMVLMIFRPQGLLPVRQKLLTYGRELFVAARRREQAEGGSK; this comes from the coding sequence ATGAGCACTCCAGTCAACAAGGCCGCCAAGCCCGCCGGCACCGGCAACCCGGGCTTCGACGAGCGGCCCAAGCACGGTGTCGGCGACCGTTTCCGGTCCTGGTGGAACGCCCAGTCGCGGCCCGCGCAGTGGGCCTACGGTCTGCCGTTCATCCTCCTGATCGCCCTGCTGCCGATCCTGAATATCCCGGTCCTGACCACCGAGGGCACCAACTTCGGCGGCGTCATGGCCCAGTTCGGCATGTACGCGCTGATCGCCATCGGGCTGAACGTGGTGGTCGGCCAGGCCGGTCTGCTCGACCTCGGCTACGTCGGTTTCTACGCGGTCGGCGCCTACACGATCGCCCTGCTGACCAGCCCGGACAGCCCGTGGAACCAGACCGGGGAGGGCGGCTGGCTGTCCTCGCAGTGGGCCTGGCTGGCCTGCCTGCCGCTGGCCGTGGCCATCACGGCCATCTCGGGCCTGCTGCTCGGCTCGCCGACCCTGCGACTGCGGGGTGACTACCTGGCCATCGTGACCCTCGGCTTCGGTGAGATCGTCCGGCTGCTGGCCGACAATCTGTCCGACATCACCGGCGGCGGTCGCGGTCTCTCCCAGGTCGCCTACCCCCGGCTGGGCACCAGCGAGACCAATCCGCTCGGCGTCTTCTCCGCCGGTTACAACGACGGCACCCTGAACAGCGGCGTCTACTGGTACTGGGTGTCGGTCGTGCTGATCGTCCTGGTGTTGCTGTTCGTCGGCAATCTCGAACGGTCGCGGGTCGGCCGGGCCTGGGTGGCCATCCGCGAGGACGAGGACGCGGCCGAGATCATGGGCGTGCCCACGTTCAAATTCAAGCTGTGGGCCTTCGTCATCGGCGCCGCCATCGGCGGACTCTCCGGGGCCCTCTACGCCGGTCAGGTGCAGTTCGTCGTGCCGACGAACTTCAACGTCATCAACTCGGTGCTGTTCCTGTGCGCCGTCGTCCTCGGCGGCCAGGGCAACAAGCTGGGCGTCATCCTCGGGGCGTTCATCATCGTGTACCTGCCGAACTTCTTCCTCGGCCGGACCGAGCTGTTCGGCATCCCGATCGACGGCGATTCCATCGCCGAGTACAAGTACCTGTTCTTCGGCATCGCCCTGATGGTGCTGATGATCTTCCGGCCGCAGGGTCTGCTGCCGGTGCGGCAGAAGCTGCTCACCTATGGTCGGGAATTGTTCGTGGCCGCGCGTCGGCGCGAGCAGGCGGAGGGAGGCAGCAAGTGA
- a CDS encoding ABC transporter ATP-binding protein yields the protein MSRDSESQHDPGGIEAGAEVGEAFRAVEGADFDAPLEPERADEAVAVDVTDVAPELADPAVVAEIVAPTREIETPVGEPLVELDKVTVKFGGLTALDNVTFTIRRGEILGLIGPNGAGKTTCFNAMTGVYRPTSGTVTFDNQVMAKLKRNQITRLGIARTFQNVRLFGEMTALENVVVGTDARHKTSVPGATFRTARHRHEERDAIDRGMALLEFVGIGARATEKARNLPYGDQRRLEIARALATEPKLLCLDEPAAGFNPAEKVALMDLIRKIRADGYTVLLIEHDMRLVMGVTDRIVVLEFGKKIADGLPSEIRDNPAVVAAYLGVPDDATA from the coding sequence GTGAGTCGCGATTCCGAATCGCAGCACGACCCGGGCGGCATCGAGGCCGGGGCCGAGGTCGGCGAAGCCTTCCGCGCGGTTGAAGGCGCCGATTTCGACGCTCCACTCGAGCCGGAACGGGCCGACGAGGCGGTGGCGGTCGACGTCACCGACGTCGCGCCCGAACTGGCCGATCCGGCAGTCGTGGCCGAGATCGTCGCCCCCACGCGGGAGATCGAGACCCCCGTCGGCGAGCCGCTCGTCGAGTTGGACAAGGTCACCGTCAAGTTCGGCGGTCTGACCGCGCTGGACAATGTCACCTTCACCATCCGGCGGGGCGAGATCCTCGGCCTCATCGGGCCGAACGGGGCCGGCAAGACCACCTGCTTCAACGCGATGACCGGGGTCTACCGGCCGACCTCGGGCACGGTGACGTTCGACAACCAGGTGATGGCCAAGCTCAAGCGCAACCAGATCACCCGGCTCGGCATCGCCCGCACCTTCCAGAACGTGCGGTTGTTCGGCGAGATGACGGCGCTCGAGAACGTCGTCGTCGGCACCGACGCCCGGCACAAGACCTCGGTTCCCGGGGCCACGTTCCGCACCGCGCGGCATCGTCACGAGGAACGCGACGCCATCGACCGGGGCATGGCGCTGCTCGAGTTCGTCGGCATCGGCGCGCGGGCCACCGAGAAGGCCCGCAACCTGCCGTACGGCGATCAGCGGCGCTTGGAGATCGCCCGGGCGCTGGCCACCGAGCCGAAGCTGCTGTGCCTCGACGAGCCGGCGGCCGGGTTCAACCCGGCCGAGAAGGTCGCCCTGATGGACCTGATCCGCAAGATCCGCGCCGATGGGTACACGGTGCTGCTGATCGAGCACGACATGCGCCTGGTCATGGGCGTCACCGACCGGATCGTGGTGCTCGAGTTCGGCAAGAAGATCGCCGACGGCCTGCCGTCGGAGATCCGCGACAACCCGGCCGTCGTCGCGGCCTACCTGGGGGTGCCTGACGATGCCACTGCTTGA
- a CDS encoding ABC transporter ATP-binding protein: MPLLEIKDMTVGYGRIEALHGISLTVEQGELVTLIGANGAGKTTTMRAISGIRPLSRGSIIFDGQDITKMKPHVRVTEGIIQAPEGRGVFPGMTVQENLDMGHYGRKFPSKAEYNQTLEKVYGLFPRLAERRTQMGGTMSGGEQQMVAIGRALMARPRVLLLDEPSMGLAPMIIQQIFRIISDINAEGTTILLVEQNAQQALSRSHRAYILETGEVVKTGPGKELLADPAIKEAYLGVA; the protein is encoded by the coding sequence ATGCCACTGCTTGAGATCAAGGACATGACGGTCGGTTACGGCCGGATCGAGGCGCTGCACGGCATCTCGTTGACCGTCGAGCAGGGCGAACTGGTCACCCTCATCGGGGCCAACGGCGCCGGCAAGACGACGACGATGCGGGCCATCTCCGGGATCCGGCCGTTGAGCCGCGGGTCGATCATCTTCGACGGCCAGGACATCACGAAGATGAAGCCGCACGTCCGCGTCACCGAGGGCATCATCCAGGCCCCCGAGGGGCGCGGCGTGTTCCCGGGGATGACCGTCCAGGAGAACCTGGACATGGGCCACTACGGCCGGAAATTTCCGTCGAAGGCCGAGTACAACCAGACGCTGGAGAAGGTCTACGGCCTGTTCCCGCGGCTGGCCGAACGCCGCACGCAGATGGGCGGCACCATGTCCGGCGGCGAGCAGCAGATGGTCGCCATCGGCCGGGCCCTCATGGCCCGGCCGCGGGTGCTGCTGCTCGACGAGCCGTCCATGGGTCTGGCGCCGATGATCATCCAGCAGATCTTCCGGATCATCTCGGACATCAACGCCGAGGGGACGACCATCCTGCTGGTCGAGCAGAACGCCCAGCAGGCGCTGTCCCGTTCGCACCGGGCCTACATCCTGGAGACCGGTGAGGTCGTCAAGACCGGGCCCGGCAAGGAACTGCTCGCCGACCCGGCCATCAAGGAGGCCTACCTCGGCGTGGCCTGA
- a CDS encoding TMEM175 family protein, whose translation MSHEAAEMQASAAERLTFFSDAVVAIAMTLLALELPVPEGLSIAELWHSVSDGWFEYAAFVLSFVVIAQQWTGHHRLFRYVFATDRTLVTLNFLWLFAIVVTPFATKLLSPENAGEGGENTSQPLRFTFYALVQILAGVAMLLIMRHLRAARLARTDNDMYGPGWYLNMLYVVAAFVTSIPVAFLTNWAFLLWIVVPPVADAITQRWRGRTAAR comes from the coding sequence ATGAGCCACGAGGCCGCTGAGATGCAGGCGTCGGCCGCCGAACGCCTGACGTTCTTCTCCGATGCGGTGGTCGCCATCGCGATGACCCTGCTGGCCCTGGAGCTGCCGGTTCCCGAGGGGCTGTCCATAGCCGAGTTGTGGCACTCGGTCAGCGACGGATGGTTCGAGTACGCGGCGTTCGTCCTCAGCTTCGTCGTGATCGCCCAGCAGTGGACCGGTCATCACCGCCTGTTCAGGTACGTCTTCGCGACCGACCGCACGCTCGTCACGCTGAACTTCCTGTGGCTTTTCGCGATAGTCGTGACGCCGTTCGCCACCAAGCTGCTCAGCCCCGAGAATGCGGGGGAGGGCGGCGAGAACACTTCGCAGCCGCTGCGTTTCACGTTCTACGCGCTGGTGCAGATCCTGGCCGGGGTCGCGATGCTGCTGATCATGCGGCACCTGCGGGCCGCCCGGTTGGCCCGGACCGACAACGACATGTACGGCCCTGGCTGGTACCTCAACATGCTGTACGTCGTGGCCGCGTTCGTGACCTCGATCCCCGTCGCGTTCCTGACCAATTGGGCGTTTCTGTTGTGGATCGTGGTGCCCCCGGTGGCCGACGCGATCACCCAACGATGGCGGGGCCGGACAGCGGCGCGCTGA